Genomic DNA from Streptomyces venezuelae:
TGGCGCCCAGGTACGAGGAGTACGTCGCCGCGTCCTTGAGTACGCGTACGACGTCCGCGTGCCGGGTGACCGCCCAGAAGCCGGGGCCCGCGGGCCAGCCGAGCACCGCGGACTCGTCCTGCCAGGCGACGGGGTGGTGGTCGCGCAGGATGCGGTAGCGGGCGTGGGGGATGCCGGAGGCGTATAGGCGGGGGTCGAAGATGTCGGGGACGTCTGGGACGTCGGGGGTGTCAGGGGTGTGGGGAGTGGCGGGGGTGGCGCGGGTGCTGGTCATGCCGGGGGCGCCGGGGGGCTGGGGGGTGCCGGGGGTTTCGGGGAGGCGGGGGGCGGGCGGTGGGGGCGTCCGGTGCTGTGCGTCGCGCCGACTCACGCGGCGCCGTCTCCGTCCCTCACCCCGTCTCCATCTCTGCCGCCGTCTCCCTCCTCGCCCCCGGCCCCGTCCGTGACGTCGTTCTCGCCGGTGAACCCCTCCCCGCCCTCGCTCGCGTCGCCCTCCGCGCGCAGGAAGTCCTCGACCGTGCGGATCAGTTCAAGGGGCACCTCGTCCATCGCGTAGTGACCCGCCCCCGGCAGCTCCGCCAGCTCGCCCTGCGGGTACGAGCGCAGCCAGGTGCGGCGCATCAGGTCCGCGGAGAGCGCGGGGTCGAGCGCCCCGGTGACCGCGAGCGCCGCCACGGGCGAACCCTCGACCTCGGTGTGGAAGTCGTCGCCCGCCCAGGAGTCCAGCCAGGCACGGAAGGCCTTCGCGTCGCTGACCGCGAGCGAGCGGCGGACCATCCGGTCGAGCCAGGCCTGTGGACGTACGCCACCCGTGGTGATGTCGATGATGGTGCGGCGGCTCTCCGGATCCTGTGCGGCGGAGGCGAACAACTCCCACTGTTCGGGCGGCAGGCGCAGCCCCGAAGCGGGTACGGGCGACACGCCGACCAGGCGGCGCACCCGGTGCGGGGCGACGGCCAGGACGCGCTGGGCGACGCTGCCGCCCATGGAATGCCCGATCAGCGAGAACCGCTCCCAGCCGAGGTGGTCCGCCAGGTCGAGCACGTCGGCGGCGCCCTCGGTGGTGGTGTACGCGCCGGCCGTGTCCTTGGCCTCGCCGTACCCGCGCAGGTCCACCACCGCGTACGTGAACGCGGCGGTGTCGAGGTCCGCGAGCACCGGCTCGTACGCCGACCGGTCCGCGAACCAGCCGTGGACCGCGATCACCTTGTGCGGGCCTTCACCGAGCAGGGTGTGCGGGAGCGGGAAAGGGTTCACGACGACTCCGATCGCCGACGGGGTCCGGGGCGGCACCGGACGGTGCGGGACGTGACCACGGTGTCCCGGGCCGCGGTGTCGCGCAAGGGTGCGCGCGCCGCCCGTTCCCATGTTCGACCAGCGGGGAGGGGGATGCCGGGCGTGTTGCCGGGGTGCGGGGTGAACTTGGCGGACGGCCTGCGGTGCGGTGCCGCGGTTGGTCAGAATGTGGCATGGCCATCCGTCGCCTCAGCTACCGGCTCGGCCAGGAGCCGGACACCGGAACCCTCAGTCTTGTCCCGTCGGACCCGGACGTCTCGCAACTGTGCGAGAACGAAGGGCGTTTGAGGAGTGCCGTCACACGGGTCATGGGTGCCCCCGACTCCGACGACGCGGGGTCCGAACTCAGCTACAGCCTGCTCCCGGACGGCGGCCGGCTCCTGTGCGCGGCCCTGCCGGGGCAGCGGGTCGAGGCGCTGCACCTGAGCGCGGACACGCCGGGGCCGGGGCCCGTCTGGCCCATCGACACGTGGCGCTCCGCGTCGTGGGAGGGGGAGCGGGCCGAGTCCCTGGGCTCGGGCTTCGTCGAGTCCGAACTCCCCGTCCCCGAGGCCCATTTCGACCGCGAGCTCCTCGTGGAGTTCGCCCGGGAGCGCGCCGACCGTGTCGCGCCCTTCCTCGCCGACGTGCGCCGGCTCTTCGAGGACCCCGCGGGACGGCAGATCGTCCTCGTCGAGGACGACTCCGGGACCGTGGCCCGCTGGATCGCCCTCGCCTGCGCCTCGCTACCGGAGGCGTACGTTTCCGCGCTGACGTTCACCACCCGGTCCGCGGATCCGCGCCGCGCCCCACAGCGGATCATCGGCATCGGGCCGGACGCGGCGTTCGACCGGTCCGACGACGCGGTGGTGGAGTACCTGTACCGGGTTCATGACGGCACGGGCGGCGGCCCGGAGAGCCCGCCCACCGAACCGGACGCCTGGGCCCGGCTGACGGCCGAACGCTGGCTCACCGGAAACCCGCCGCGTCCCCCGCGCGGGGCGGTGACGGGACCCGAGGGCCCCTTCGCACTCATCCCGCTGGTGGCAGGGGCGCTGCGGGGGTCCCGGGGAGGCGGAGGCGCCGGGGTCACCGAGGGCGTCGACGGGGCGGACCGCGCTGACCCGACCGCAGGGCCGGACCGCGCTGGCGGTGCTGATCACGCCGACCGTGCCGACGGTGCCGGTTGTGCCGACCGTGTCGACGGAGCCGACCGTACGGACGGTGCCGGTTGTGCCGACCACCTCGACCAGACCAACCACCTCGACGAGCCCGGCCGCCTTGCGGACACCGAGCACCTCCGCGGTGCTGACCGCGCCGACCGCACGGAAAGTGCCGGTCGTGCCGACCGCATCGACCAGACCAACCACCTCGACGAGCCCGACCGCGCTGCGGACAGCGACCGCTCCCGCGGCGCCGACGGCGCCGGTCATGGTGGCCGGGCAGACCGCGTCGGCGGTGCTCACCGCGCCGACCACCTTGACGACGGCGCCCGCACCGCCCCTCGGCACGCCCACCCCGGCCCCTCCGCTCCCGCCCCCCTCGTCGGCCTGAGCGGTGACACCCTGCGTGCCGTCCTCGACGCTTTCACGCACTCCGTGGCCCGAGGCGAAGCCGACGACCGTACGCTCGGGGAGCTCGACCAGCTCTGTCGCGGGCTCGACGGGGACCAGGCCCTCGCGGCGCGGCCCCTCGCCCTCGCCCTCGTCCGGCACCGGCTCGACGCGTGCCGCGGGCGGGGGACCCTGCCCGATCTGGCCGCCTTCGAAGGGCTGCCCCTCGGGCAGGAGGCCTGGCGGGAGCTGCGCGAGGAGTACGGCGACCGCGCCGACGACGCCCTGCGCGCCCGGCTCCGCGACCCCGTCGGCACCTGGACGGAGCCGCTGCGCCTGGCCCTGGCCGTGGGCGCCGACGGCGGACCCGGGCTCGACGAGGCCATGAAACGCCTCGCCGACGCCCTGCTGCACCCGGAGCGGCGCGACTGCGCGCAGGCCGTCCAGGTCCTGGCGGCGCTCGACCACGCCCCCCTCACCCGCCGCGTGCTCCGGCTCCTCCTCGTGGACTTCACCGAGCGCAAACTGGACCGCCTGCGCGCCCTCGCCGACTCGCCCCAGGGCGACTGGCTGCGGCGCAACATCGACGACGCGCCGCTCACCGTCCGCCTCGCCGCGGCCGCCGCGCAGTGGCACGGCCCGCCGGACCGGCTGCGCGGCGTCGAGCTCTTCGAGCGGCTCACCGGATTCCTCTCCAACCGACGGGTCGAGGACGTCAGGACGCTCAACCTGCTGTGGCGCATCGTGTGGCGCAACGACCCGCCCGACCGCGCCGAACAGCCCCGCGTGGCCCGCCTCTGCACCCCTCGCCTGATCATCGAGGCCGACCTCGGCCGCCGTGTCACGGGATGGCTCAGGGAGCCCGACCGCTGCGACCGCGAACTCGTCGACTTCGCGCGGGAGATGCGCAAGGACCCCAAGCTCGGCGCCCAGGACCGCGACACCGCGGAACTCCTCGTCACTGCCCAGGACCTCGCCGACGGGCGCCTCGCCGTGAGCCGGGCCTCCGTCGCGCGGCTCAAGGAGCTGGGGCGCAAGGTGTCGCCGCTCGGCATGGTCCTGCGCAAGGGCGTCGACGAACGGGTGGGCCGGGCCCTCGCCGGTGCCAACCCGCTCGACGTGTGCGAGTCCCACGGCCTGCAGATCCTCGTCGCCGCAGGACCCGACCTCCTCGGCGCCTACCGCGCGCACCTCCTGGAGGAACGCACGCGCGACCGCCTTGAGCGCGAACTGCCCGGCTGCCCCGCCGAGCTGGCCGCCTACTACCACGTGTGGCGGCCCCGCAAGCGGCACGGTGTCACCGCCCACTGGCGGGACGTCGCCGCCGAACTGCTCGACCAGGTCCTCGCGCCCGTCCTCGCACATCTGGACGACCACCGCCTCGGCCAGGTCGCCACCGTCCTCCGACGGGAGGGCCAGGACGTACAGGAATGGACGGCGTGGCGGCACCGGATCGCCCAGGAGCAGAGCTGACCGATGACCACTCCCCAGCCCATTTCGCGGCCCGTTCTCCAACCCGCTTCCCAGCCCGTTCTCCAACCTGCTTCCCAGCCCCTTCCCATGAAAGGACCAGCGTGAGCGACACCAGCGAGACCGTCGTCGTCGACAACTTCCCCGGCGGCAGTATGGCGAGCCGCCCCGTGCACTTCATCTGGATGCTCGACTGCTCGGGCTCCATGGGCGTCAACGGCAAGATCGGCGAGCTCAACTTCGCCATCCGTGAGGCCATCCCCGAGATGCAGCAGGCCGCCCAGTCCAACCCCGCCGCGTCCCTGCTGGTGCGCGCCATCACCTTCGCCAGCGGCGCGAGCTGGCACGTCGGCGAGCCCACCCCCGTCGACCGGTTCACCTGGGAGGACGTACACATCTACGGCGGCACGGACATGGGCGCCGCGTTCAAGCTGGCCGCCGGCGCGCTGCAGACCCCGCCGATGCCGCAGCGCGCCCTGCCCCCCGTCCTCGCCCTCGCCTCCGACGGGCAGCCCACCGACGACTGGCGGGCCGGACTGCGCGCCATCGACGGCACCCCGTGGGGCAAGCGTGCCGTGCGTGTCGCGGTGGCCATCGGCGACGACGCGGACAAGAGCATGCTCAAGGAGTTCCTCGGCAACCCCGAACTGGAGCCCCTGCAGGCGAAGAACCCGCGCCAGCTCGCCGCCGCCATCCGCTGGATGTCCACCGCCGTCGTCAAGGACGCCTCCACGCCGAAGGTCGACGACGGCGCGAAGCCCGCGACGCCGCTCGACGTGCCGTCGATGACCAAGGGCGAAGACGACATCTGGTGACCGGGCCGCAGACGACGACCGGGCTCGACCGCCCCGCCGCGCCCGCCGGTCCGTGGGCGCTGCTCAGCGGCGCCGTCAAGGGAGTGGCCAAGAAGTACAGCCAGGACCGCAGCGCCGCCCTGCCCGTCGCCGGGGGCCGCGCGGTCGTCCTCGCGGTCGCCGACGGGCACGGCAGCGCCGCGCACTTCCGCAGCGACCTGGGGGCGTACTGGGCGGTGGAGGAGTTCACCGCGTGCGCGGCGGCGTTCGCACGTGAGGCCGCGCGGGTCGGCGACGACGCGGCGGGGTGGCCCGCCCTGCGCGAGGAGGCACGCCGCCTGCCGCAGCGGGTGGCCCACCTGTGGCACGAGCGCGCCCTGTACCACGACGCCAACTCGCCCGCGCACGGCGCACTTTCGCGGCCCGCCACCGACCGCACGGGACACGGCGACCGCCCGGACGTACCGGACCTCGCCGCCTACGGAAGCACCCTCATCGGCGCCGTCCTGACCGAACACGTGCTGTTCTGCTGGCAGTTGGGGGACGGCGACGTCGTGCTCGTCGACGACGGCGGCACCCCGCACACCCCGCTCTCCACCGGGCCCGACATGGGCGACGAGACCGACTCCCTCTGCGAGCCCGAGCCCTGGCGCAAGATGCGATCGCACTGGCAGCCGTTCACCGGCGGCGCGCCGCCGTGCGTCCTGCTGTCCACCGACGGGCTCTCCAAGAGCTTCGCCGACCACCAGGGGTTCCTGGACTTCGCCACCGGCCTCGGCGAGCGTGCCGCGGAACAGGGCGTCGCGGCAGTCCAGGCGCAGTTGCCGGACTGGCTGGCACGGGCCGCCAAGTACTCCGGGGACGACACGACGCTCGTGGGCGCCATAGCGGTACCCGTACAGACGCAGCAGCAGTAGCAACAGACGCAGACGCAAGGTCAGAGAGGAACAGAATGGTGAACGGCATGCTCGCCGCCGGAAAGACCCTGGTGGCCGAGTCGGGGGAGAAGCTCAAGGTCGCCGAGCTCTTCGGCTCCGGCGGCCAGGGCGAGGTCTACCGCGTCCAGACGCCCACCGGCGACCGCGCGGTCAAGTGGTACTACCCCCAACTCGCCGACGCCCGGCAGCGCGAGATCCTCGAAGGGCTCATCGCCAAAGGCTGGGACGACCCCCGCTTCCTGTGGCCCCGCTCCATCGTGATGGACCCCGAGGGCAAGCAGCCCGGCTTCGGCTACCTCATGGACGTACGCCCCGCACGCTTTTGCGATCTGCCCGCCCTGTTCCGCCGCGACCCGTCCGTGGCGTCCGCGACGATGCGGACCCTCGTGACCGTGGCCCTGCACACCGTCGAGGCCTACCGCGCCCTGCACTCCCGCGGCATCGCCTACCGCGACATCAACTGGGGCAACATCTTCTTCGACCCGCGCACCGGCGACGTCCTGATCTGCGACAACGACAACGCCGTCGTCGAGGGCGCCGAGGCCGCCGTCGCGGGCACCATGGACTTCATGGCGCCCGAGCTGGTCCGCGGCGACAAGGACAAAAAGCCCGGCACCCAGACCGACCTGCACTCCCTTGCCGTGCTGCTCTTCCTGCTCCTGATGAACGACCACCCGTTCAACGGCGCCCTCGCCCTGAACATCCGCTGCATGGACGAGGCCGCCAAACGCAGGCTGTACGGCACCGACCCGGTCTTCGTCTACGATCCGTCCGACACCCGCAACCGCCCGGTGCCCGGTGAGCAGCCGACCGTCGTCGCGACGTGGGGCGCGCTGCCGCAGATCCTCCGCGACCTGTTCGTCCACACGTTCACCACGGGTCTGCGCGACTCCACGCAGCGGGTGCGCGAGACGGTGTGGCGTGACGCGCTCAGCCAGGTCCTCGACGCCATCACGCAGTGCGGCGCGTGCGGCAAGCAGAACCTCACACAGCCCGACGGCGCGCCTCCCACCTGCTGGAAGTGCCGCACCGTCCTCACGCTGCCGCCCCGCCTCGAACTCGTCACCGGCACGGGGACACTGCGCACCAGGCGCGGCATCCGGCTCGCCCCGAACGCCCGCGTCTACGCCCACCACCTGCGGGACGACCCCGAACGCCACGACTTCTCCGCCGTGGTCGGCGAGGTGA
This window encodes:
- a CDS encoding GTPase-associated protein 1-related protein codes for the protein MAIRRLSYRLGQEPDTGTLSLVPSDPDVSQLCENEGRLRSAVTRVMGAPDSDDAGSELSYSLLPDGGRLLCAALPGQRVEALHLSADTPGPGPVWPIDTWRSASWEGERAESLGSGFVESELPVPEAHFDRELLVEFARERADRVAPFLADVRRLFEDPAGRQIVLVEDDSGTVARWIALACASLPEAYVSALTFTTRSADPRRAPQRIIGIGPDAAFDRSDDAVVEYLYRVHDGTGGGPESPPTEPDAWARLTAERWLTGNPPRPPRGAVTGPEGPFALIPLVAGALRGSRGGGGAGVTEGVDGADRADPTAGPDRAGGADHADRADGAGCADRVDGADRTDGAGCADHLDQTNHLDEPGRLADTEHLRGADRADRTESAGRADRIDQTNHLDEPDRAADSDRSRGADGAGHGGRADRVGGAHRADHLDDGARTAPRHAHPGPSAPAPLVGLSGDTLRAVLDAFTHSVARGEADDRTLGELDQLCRGLDGDQALAARPLALALVRHRLDACRGRGTLPDLAAFEGLPLGQEAWRELREEYGDRADDALRARLRDPVGTWTEPLRLALAVGADGGPGLDEAMKRLADALLHPERRDCAQAVQVLAALDHAPLTRRVLRLLLVDFTERKLDRLRALADSPQGDWLRRNIDDAPLTVRLAAAAAQWHGPPDRLRGVELFERLTGFLSNRRVEDVRTLNLLWRIVWRNDPPDRAEQPRVARLCTPRLIIEADLGRRVTGWLREPDRCDRELVDFAREMRKDPKLGAQDRDTAELLVTAQDLADGRLAVSRASVARLKELGRKVSPLGMVLRKGVDERVGRALAGANPLDVCESHGLQILVAAGPDLLGAYRAHLLEERTRDRLERELPGCPAELAAYYHVWRPRKRHGVTAHWRDVAAELLDQVLAPVLAHLDDHRLGQVATVLRREGQDVQEWTAWRHRIAQEQS
- a CDS encoding alpha/beta fold hydrolase codes for the protein MNPFPLPHTLLGEGPHKVIAVHGWFADRSAYEPVLADLDTAAFTYAVVDLRGYGEAKDTAGAYTTTEGAADVLDLADHLGWERFSLIGHSMGGSVAQRVLAVAPHRVRRLVGVSPVPASGLRLPPEQWELFASAAQDPESRRTIIDITTGGVRPQAWLDRMVRRSLAVSDAKAFRAWLDSWAGDDFHTEVEGSPVAALAVTGALDPALSADLMRRTWLRSYPQGELAELPGAGHYAMDEVPLELIRTVEDFLRAEGDASEGGEGFTGENDVTDGAGGEEGDGGRDGDGVRDGDGAA
- a CDS encoding serine/threonine protein kinase, whose amino-acid sequence is MNGMLAAGKTLVAESGEKLKVAELFGSGGQGEVYRVQTPTGDRAVKWYYPQLADARQREILEGLIAKGWDDPRFLWPRSIVMDPEGKQPGFGYLMDVRPARFCDLPALFRRDPSVASATMRTLVTVALHTVEAYRALHSRGIAYRDINWGNIFFDPRTGDVLICDNDNAVVEGAEAAVAGTMDFMAPELVRGDKDKKPGTQTDLHSLAVLLFLLLMNDHPFNGALALNIRCMDEAAKRRLYGTDPVFVYDPSDTRNRPVPGEQPTVVATWGALPQILRDLFVHTFTTGLRDSTQRVRETVWRDALSQVLDAITQCGACGKQNLTQPDGAPPTCWKCRTVLTLPPRLELVTGTGTLRTRRGIRLAPNARVYAHHLRDDPERHDFSAVVGEVTEHPQQRGRFGLTNRTKAVWTARKDDGTVRDVDPGKTIALRSGLLIEFGGGTEAVVKE
- a CDS encoding protein phosphatase 2C domain-containing protein, which produces MTGPQTTTGLDRPAAPAGPWALLSGAVKGVAKKYSQDRSAALPVAGGRAVVLAVADGHGSAAHFRSDLGAYWAVEEFTACAAAFAREAARVGDDAAGWPALREEARRLPQRVAHLWHERALYHDANSPAHGALSRPATDRTGHGDRPDVPDLAAYGSTLIGAVLTEHVLFCWQLGDGDVVLVDDGGTPHTPLSTGPDMGDETDSLCEPEPWRKMRSHWQPFTGGAPPCVLLSTDGLSKSFADHQGFLDFATGLGERAAEQGVAAVQAQLPDWLARAAKYSGDDTTLVGAIAVPVQTQQQ
- a CDS encoding vWA domain-containing protein; protein product: MASRPVHFIWMLDCSGSMGVNGKIGELNFAIREAIPEMQQAAQSNPAASLLVRAITFASGASWHVGEPTPVDRFTWEDVHIYGGTDMGAAFKLAAGALQTPPMPQRALPPVLALASDGQPTDDWRAGLRAIDGTPWGKRAVRVAVAIGDDADKSMLKEFLGNPELEPLQAKNPRQLAAAIRWMSTAVVKDASTPKVDDGAKPATPLDVPSMTKGEDDIW